One Cupriavidus taiwanensis LMG 19424 DNA segment encodes these proteins:
- a CDS encoding universal stress protein, which produces MYRHLLVPTDGSARADAMVSRAMAFASRIGARVTGLHVLPEYHVLTYRLTSLQDTKSNFAAEAARHADTFLAALSHTAAQAGVPCDTITATDDHPWQAIIACAQQRECDLIVMSSHGKRGLQAMLIGSETHKVLTHSTIPVLVFR; this is translated from the coding sequence ATGTACAGGCACCTCCTAGTACCGACCGACGGCTCCGCGCGCGCCGATGCCATGGTGAGCCGCGCGATGGCATTCGCCAGCCGCATCGGCGCCCGCGTGACCGGGCTGCATGTGCTTCCCGAGTACCACGTGCTGACCTACCGGCTCACCAGCCTGCAAGACACCAAGAGCAACTTCGCCGCCGAAGCCGCGCGCCACGCCGACACCTTCCTTGCCGCGCTCAGCCACACCGCGGCGCAGGCCGGCGTGCCGTGCGACACCATCACCGCCACCGACGACCATCCCTGGCAGGCCATCATCGCGTGCGCGCAGCAGCGCGAGTGCGACCTGATCGTGATGTCGTCGCATGGCAAGCGCGGGCTGCAGGCCATGCTGATCGGCAGCGAGACGCACAAGGTGCTGACCCACAGCACGATCCCGGTGCTGGTTTTCCGCTAG
- a CDS encoding peroxiredoxin: MAIRLGEQAPDFTADTTEGRISFHEWIGDGWAILFSHPKDFTPVCTTELGYMARLKPEFDKRNTKIIGLSIDPVDDHQRWVKDIEETQGCTVNYPMIGDADLKVAKLYDMIHPEASGSGPRTAVDNATIRSVFIIGPDKKVKAMLVYPMSAGRNFDEVLRLLDSLQLNAKHTVATPVNWKPGEDVIIPTSVSDEEASKKYPQGFKTLKPYLRTVAQPK; this comes from the coding sequence ATGGCGATTCGACTGGGCGAGCAAGCCCCTGATTTCACCGCCGACACCACGGAAGGCCGGATCAGCTTCCATGAGTGGATCGGCGACGGCTGGGCCATCCTGTTCTCGCATCCCAAGGACTTCACGCCGGTGTGCACCACCGAGCTGGGCTACATGGCCCGGCTCAAGCCCGAGTTCGACAAGCGCAATACCAAGATCATCGGCCTGAGCATCGATCCGGTGGATGACCACCAGCGCTGGGTCAAGGACATCGAGGAAACCCAGGGCTGCACGGTCAACTATCCGATGATCGGCGATGCCGACCTGAAGGTGGCCAAGCTTTACGACATGATCCACCCCGAGGCCAGCGGCAGCGGCCCGCGCACCGCGGTGGACAACGCCACCATCCGCTCGGTGTTCATCATCGGCCCGGACAAGAAGGTGAAGGCGATGCTGGTGTACCCGATGAGCGCGGGACGCAATTTCGACGAGGTGCTGCGGCTGCTGGACTCGCTGCAGCTCAATGCGAAGCACACCGTGGCCACGCCGGTGAACTGGAAGCCGGGCGAGGACGTCATCATCCCGACCTCGGTCTCGGACGAGGAAGCCAGCAAGAAATACCCGCAGGGCTTCAAGACGCTGAAGCCCTACCTGCGTACGGTGGCACAGCCCAAGTAG
- a CDS encoding chemotaxis protein — MSSSMRDIDERTNLTNNNQFELLLFRLGEAEHSGQSELFGINVFKVREILVMPPVTTVVGADPSILGMADIRGQVIPVIDLPRLVGCKPRAGLGILLVTEYARSTQGFAVEAVEEIVRLEWNQVHSAEASVRSGHVTSIAKLDGGGEGEEQGARLVQVLDVEQILRDVLPTRQPDVDPGEVGPQLQLRPGARVVAADDSALARGLIEQGLKALGAPVVMTKSGKEAWELLDRIAAEAASQGRPVQDDVALVLTDLEMPEMDGFTLTRKIKADSRLKSLPVVIHSSLSGEASEEHVRKVGADAYVAKFVAKELADTIRAVLTR; from the coding sequence ATGAGCAGTTCCATGAGGGACATCGACGAACGGACTAACCTCACCAACAACAACCAGTTCGAGCTGCTGCTGTTCCGGCTCGGCGAGGCCGAGCATTCCGGCCAGTCGGAGCTGTTCGGCATCAACGTCTTCAAGGTGCGCGAGATCCTGGTCATGCCGCCGGTGACAACCGTGGTCGGCGCCGATCCGTCGATCCTGGGCATGGCCGATATCCGCGGGCAGGTGATTCCGGTGATCGACCTGCCCCGGCTGGTCGGCTGCAAGCCGCGGGCCGGACTGGGCATCCTGCTGGTGACCGAGTACGCGCGCTCGACCCAGGGCTTTGCGGTCGAGGCGGTCGAGGAAATCGTGCGGCTGGAGTGGAACCAGGTGCATTCCGCCGAAGCCAGTGTGCGCAGCGGCCATGTGACCAGCATCGCCAAGCTGGACGGCGGCGGCGAGGGGGAAGAGCAAGGCGCGCGCCTGGTGCAGGTGCTCGATGTGGAGCAGATCCTGCGTGATGTGCTGCCCACGCGCCAGCCGGACGTGGACCCCGGCGAAGTCGGACCCCAGCTACAGCTGCGCCCTGGCGCCAGGGTGGTTGCGGCGGACGATTCGGCACTGGCGCGCGGGCTGATCGAGCAGGGCCTGAAGGCGCTGGGCGCACCGGTGGTGATGACCAAGTCCGGCAAGGAAGCGTGGGAGTTGCTGGACCGCATCGCGGCCGAGGCCGCCAGCCAGGGCAGGCCGGTCCAGGATGACGTGGCGCTGGTGCTGACCGACCTCGAGATGCCGGAGATGGACGGCTTTACGCTGACCCGCAAGATCAAGGCCGACAGCCGGCTGAAGTCATTGCCGGTGGTGATTCACTCATCACTGTCGGGCGAGGCCAGCGAGGAGCACGTGCGCAAGGTGGGCGCCGATGCCTATGTCGCCAAGTTTGTCGCCAAGGAACTGGCCGATACCATCCGCGCGGTGCTGACCCGTTAA
- a CDS encoding GntR family transcriptional regulator — MPTPLPLYTQIKDALRARILDGTYPPHHQMPSESELGASFRASRITVRQALGDLQKEGLIFRIPGKGSFVSRPRAFQNVTSLQGFAEAMSGMGYEILNQVRSLKRVPASGHVAAQLRLREGDPVVEIRRVRLLNREPVSLELTWVPESVGRRLLNADLATRDIFLILENDCGVRLGHADLSVDAILADDELTQALRIEEGAPVLRIERLTHDAQGTPIDYEFLYFRGDAFQYRLRADRHKAAPATSANHTAGRARPRKPASKGRTSA; from the coding sequence ATGCCGACCCCGTTGCCGCTCTACACGCAGATCAAGGACGCCTTGCGCGCCCGCATCCTGGACGGCACCTATCCGCCGCACCACCAGATGCCGTCGGAGAGCGAACTTGGCGCAAGCTTCCGCGCCAGCCGCATCACCGTGCGCCAGGCGCTGGGCGACCTGCAGAAGGAGGGCCTGATCTTCAGGATCCCCGGCAAGGGCTCCTTCGTCTCAAGGCCGCGCGCTTTCCAGAACGTGACCTCGCTGCAAGGCTTTGCCGAGGCGATGTCCGGCATGGGGTACGAGATCCTGAACCAGGTGCGCAGCCTCAAGCGCGTGCCTGCCAGCGGCCACGTTGCAGCGCAGCTGCGTCTGCGCGAAGGCGATCCGGTGGTGGAGATCCGGCGCGTGCGCCTGCTCAACCGCGAACCGGTGTCGCTGGAACTCACCTGGGTGCCCGAGTCCGTCGGCCGCCGCCTGCTCAATGCCGACCTCGCCACGCGCGACATCTTCCTGATCCTGGAAAACGACTGTGGTGTAAGGCTCGGCCATGCCGACCTGAGCGTCGACGCCATCCTTGCCGACGACGAACTGACCCAGGCGCTGCGCATCGAGGAAGGCGCGCCGGTGCTGCGCATCGAACGCCTGACCCACGACGCGCAAGGCACGCCGATCGACTACGAGTTCCTCTACTTCCGCGGCGACGCGTTCCAGTACCGGCTGCGCGCAGACCGGCACAAGGCCGCGCCCGCCACCAGCGCCAACCACACGGCAGGCCGCGCCCGGCCCCGCAAACCAGCCAGCAAGGGGAGGACCTCCGCATGA
- a CDS encoding fumarate reductase/succinate dehydrogenase flavoprotein subunit yields the protein MNTLTHEYDIVVVGGGTAGPMAAIKAKERNPALRVLLLDKAHVKRSGAISMGMDGLNNAVIPGHATPEQYTREITVANDGIVDQSTVYAYARHSFTTIEQLDRWGVRFEKDETGDYAVKKVHHMGSYVLPMPEGHNVKKVLYRQLKRARVEITNRIVATRVLTDATGAASGVMGFDCRTADFHVIRARAVILCCGAAGRLGLPASGYLMGTYENPTNAGDGYAMAYHAGAALANLECFQINPLIKDYNGPACAYVTGPLGGYTANGKGERFIECDYWSGQMMWEFYQELQGGNGPVFLKLNHLAEETIQTIETILHTNERPSRGQFHVGRGTDYRRQMVEMHISEIGFCSGHSASGVHVNERAETTVPGLYAAGDMAAVPHNYMLGAFTYGWFAGQNAADYVAGRELPEADAAQVAAERARVLAPLARASGLPPAQVEYKLRRMVNDYLQPPKVTRKMEIGLQRFDAIAEDIGQIRAANPHELMRAVEVMAIRDCAEMAARASLFRTESRWGLYHHRVDYPQRNDADWFCHTHLSKDAAGRMVSHKRAIEPYIVPVAGDDATAYQRLRVGRGQAVHPGTEARPEAHTESRTGLATGLAAA from the coding sequence ATGAATACCCTGACTCACGAATACGACATCGTTGTCGTCGGCGGCGGCACCGCCGGCCCGATGGCCGCGATCAAGGCCAAGGAACGCAACCCGGCGCTGCGCGTGCTGCTGCTCGACAAGGCGCATGTCAAGCGCAGCGGCGCCATCTCGATGGGCATGGACGGCCTGAACAATGCCGTGATCCCCGGCCACGCCACGCCCGAACAGTACACGCGCGAAATCACCGTGGCCAATGACGGCATCGTCGACCAGTCCACCGTCTATGCCTATGCGCGCCACAGCTTCACCACCATCGAGCAGCTGGACCGCTGGGGCGTCAGGTTCGAGAAGGACGAGACCGGCGACTACGCGGTGAAGAAGGTCCATCACATGGGCTCCTATGTGCTGCCGATGCCCGAAGGACATAACGTCAAGAAGGTGCTGTACCGCCAGCTCAAGCGCGCGCGGGTCGAGATCACCAACCGCATTGTCGCCACGCGCGTACTGACGGACGCCACCGGCGCAGCCAGCGGCGTGATGGGCTTCGACTGCCGCACCGCGGACTTCCACGTGATCCGCGCGCGCGCCGTGATCCTGTGCTGCGGCGCGGCCGGCCGGCTGGGCCTGCCGGCCTCCGGCTACCTGATGGGCACCTACGAGAACCCCACCAATGCCGGCGACGGCTACGCCATGGCTTATCACGCCGGCGCGGCGCTGGCCAACCTGGAGTGCTTCCAGATCAATCCGCTGATCAAGGACTACAACGGGCCCGCCTGCGCCTACGTGACCGGTCCGCTGGGCGGCTATACCGCCAACGGCAAGGGCGAGCGCTTTATCGAATGCGATTACTGGAGCGGCCAGATGATGTGGGAGTTCTACCAGGAACTGCAGGGCGGCAACGGCCCCGTGTTCCTGAAGCTGAACCACCTGGCCGAAGAGACCATCCAGACCATCGAGACCATCCTGCACACCAACGAGCGCCCCAGCCGCGGCCAGTTCCATGTCGGGCGCGGCACCGACTACCGCAGGCAGATGGTAGAGATGCATATCTCGGAGATCGGCTTCTGCAGCGGCCACAGTGCGTCAGGCGTGCATGTGAACGAGCGCGCCGAGACCACGGTGCCGGGCCTCTATGCCGCCGGCGACATGGCCGCGGTGCCGCACAACTACATGCTGGGCGCCTTCACTTATGGCTGGTTTGCCGGACAGAACGCCGCCGACTACGTGGCGGGCCGCGAGCTGCCCGAGGCCGATGCGGCGCAGGTCGCGGCGGAACGCGCGCGCGTGCTGGCACCGCTGGCCCGCGCCAGCGGCCTGCCGCCCGCGCAGGTGGAATACAAGCTGCGGCGCATGGTCAACGACTACCTGCAGCCGCCCAAGGTCACGCGCAAGATGGAAATCGGCCTGCAGCGCTTCGATGCCATCGCCGAAGACATCGGCCAGATCCGCGCCGCCAACCCGCATGAACTGATGCGCGCGGTCGAGGTCATGGCCATTCGCGACTGCGCCGAAATGGCGGCGCGCGCCTCGCTGTTTCGCACCGAGAGCCGATGGGGCCTCTATCACCATCGCGTCGACTATCCGCAGCGCAATGACGCGGACTGGTTCTGCCATACACACCTGAGCAAGGATGCCGCCGGACGCATGGTCAGCCACAAGCGCGCGATCGAACCGTACATCGTGCCAGTGGCGGGCGACGACGCCACCGCCTACCAGCGGCTGCGCGTTGGCCGTGGCCAGGCTGTCCATCCCGGCACCGAAGCCCGCCCCGAAGCCCACACCGAATCCCGCACCGGACTTGCCACCGGCCTCGCTGCCGCCTGA
- a CDS encoding 4Fe-4S dicluster domain-containing protein has protein sequence MAYTPHEITQRTSAPVTIDEDKCIADKGCTMCVDVCPMDLLAIDLAKGKAYMQFDECWYCMPCEKDCPTGAVRVEIPYLLR, from the coding sequence ATGGCCTACACCCCGCACGAAATCACCCAGCGCACCAGCGCGCCGGTGACCATCGACGAAGACAAGTGCATCGCCGACAAGGGCTGCACGATGTGCGTCGATGTCTGCCCGATGGACCTGCTGGCCATCGACCTGGCCAAGGGCAAGGCCTATATGCAGTTCGACGAATGCTGGTACTGCATGCCCTGCGAAAAGGACTGCCCGACGGGCGCGGTGCGGGTCGAGATTCCGTACCTGCTGCGTTGA
- a CDS encoding ABC transporter substrate-binding protein, which translates to MRSFSSIPLLLALAAASVAGTASAETIRVAIGTQDTTINCATGGLLIRELKLLDKYLPRTGKYKDVSYDVQWKNFTSGPPLTNEMVADKLDIGAMADFPGSLNAAAFQKAGKKSLFIAPLSGNAIGTGNGIVVPADSPVQSLAELKGKTISVPFGSTAHGMLLRAIKRQGWDPDKDVTLVSQSPEVGGSALQAHKVDGHANFVPFPELFAFRGFARKIYDGSQAEAPTFHGALVNADYAQKYPEIVVAYLRAAIEADRLMAAEPEKFSELIARVTGIDAEVDYLFHGPLGLQNRDYTWKPEYRQALQTSIETLKLLKRTDADLSADSVIDDRYIREAFRLEGLDYEARLKAYDKQPLAARDADTGKPIAEPRLAAQLWLRGEPRVRAYASPAAAFAALRQAAKAGTPARVLYVHDRNTGLKLLASKAWYVQDGKGQVSAFLLKGSADGWARANGGKVRDFAAISGAAVAVASN; encoded by the coding sequence ATGAGATCCTTTTCCAGCATCCCTCTGCTGCTGGCGCTGGCCGCCGCCAGCGTGGCCGGCACAGCCAGCGCCGAAACCATCCGCGTCGCCATCGGCACGCAGGACACCACCATCAACTGCGCCACCGGCGGCCTGCTGATCCGCGAACTGAAGCTGCTCGACAAATACCTGCCGCGCACCGGCAAGTACAAGGACGTCAGCTACGACGTGCAATGGAAGAACTTCACCTCCGGCCCGCCGCTGACCAACGAGATGGTGGCCGACAAGCTCGATATCGGCGCGATGGCGGATTTCCCCGGCTCGCTCAACGCCGCGGCGTTCCAGAAGGCCGGCAAGAAGAGCCTGTTTATCGCGCCGCTGTCAGGCAACGCCATCGGCACCGGCAACGGCATCGTGGTGCCCGCCGATTCCCCGGTCCAGTCGCTGGCGGAGCTCAAGGGCAAGACCATCTCGGTGCCGTTCGGCTCGACCGCGCACGGCATGCTGCTGCGCGCGATCAAGCGCCAGGGCTGGGACCCGGACAAGGACGTGACGCTGGTGTCGCAGTCGCCCGAGGTCGGCGGCTCGGCGCTGCAGGCGCACAAGGTGGACGGCCACGCCAACTTCGTGCCGTTCCCCGAGTTGTTCGCGTTCCGCGGCTTCGCGCGCAAGATCTATGACGGCTCGCAGGCCGAGGCGCCCACCTTCCATGGCGCGCTGGTGAACGCGGATTATGCGCAGAAGTATCCCGAGATCGTGGTGGCCTACCTGCGCGCCGCCATCGAGGCCGACCGCCTGATGGCGGCGGAGCCCGAGAAATTCAGCGAACTGATTGCCAGGGTGACCGGCATCGACGCCGAGGTGGACTACCTGTTCCATGGCCCGCTCGGCCTGCAGAACCGCGACTACACCTGGAAGCCGGAGTACCGGCAGGCGCTGCAGACCTCGATCGAAACGCTGAAGCTGCTCAAGCGTACCGATGCCGACCTGAGCGCCGACAGCGTGATCGACGACCGCTACATCCGCGAAGCGTTCCGGCTCGAAGGTCTGGACTATGAGGCGCGCCTGAAGGCCTACGACAAGCAGCCCCTCGCGGCCCGGGACGCGGACACCGGCAAACCCATCGCCGAGCCAAGGCTGGCCGCGCAGCTGTGGCTGCGGGGCGAGCCCAGGGTGCGCGCCTATGCCTCGCCGGCGGCAGCGTTCGCCGCGCTCAGGCAGGCGGCAAAGGCCGGCACGCCGGCGCGCGTGCTGTATGTGCATGACCGCAATACCGGCCTGAAGCTGCTGGCCAGCAAGGCGTGGTATGTGCAGGACGGCAAGGGACAGGTCAGCGCCTTCCTGCTCAAGGGCTCCGCCGACGGCTGGGCCAGGGCCAATGGCGGCAAGGTGCGCGATTTCGCCGCAATCAGCGGCGCGGCCGTAGCCGTGGCCAGCAACTGA
- a CDS encoding ABC transporter permease, giving the protein MSAITLEAGPPPVAPATAGAARARLARWLVRLAALASCIVLWQLASSQRAHLGLVTFANVPAPSDVVPAAWQLLQSPKLVLHLGNSLYRVFAGFGAAAAAGIVLGMAIGRSRWLEDLLLPPLEVLRPIPGVAWIPLAILMFPSSELSMIFITFIGALFPILLNTIHGVERTDPRLIATARSLGARRWTVFPEVLLPAALPSIVTGLAIGMGTSWFCLVTAEMIAGQYGIGYYTWEAYNLQNYADIVVGMLLIGAFGMGSSALIKRTGAWLMPWTRLQQERA; this is encoded by the coding sequence ATGAGCGCAATCACGCTTGAAGCCGGGCCGCCCCCGGTGGCGCCCGCCACGGCCGGCGCGGCACGCGCCCGGCTGGCGCGCTGGCTGGTGCGCCTGGCCGCGCTGGCGAGCTGCATCGTGCTGTGGCAGCTGGCTTCGTCGCAGCGGGCCCACCTTGGCCTCGTCACCTTCGCCAACGTGCCCGCGCCCAGTGACGTCGTGCCGGCGGCCTGGCAGCTGCTGCAGTCGCCCAAGCTGGTGCTGCACCTGGGCAACAGCCTCTACCGCGTGTTTGCCGGCTTCGGCGCGGCGGCCGCGGCAGGCATCGTGCTCGGCATGGCCATCGGCCGCTCGCGCTGGCTGGAAGACCTGCTGCTGCCGCCGCTGGAGGTGCTGCGCCCGATCCCCGGCGTGGCGTGGATTCCGCTGGCCATCCTGATGTTCCCGTCTTCGGAACTGAGCATGATCTTCATCACCTTCATCGGGGCACTGTTCCCGATCCTGCTCAATACCATCCACGGCGTGGAACGCACCGATCCGCGGCTGATCGCCACGGCGCGCAGCCTGGGCGCGCGCCGCTGGACCGTCTTCCCTGAAGTGCTGTTGCCCGCTGCCCTGCCCAGCATCGTCACGGGCCTGGCGATCGGCATGGGCACGTCCTGGTTCTGCCTGGTCACTGCCGAGATGATCGCGGGCCAGTACGGCATCGGCTACTACACGTGGGAGGCCTACAACCTGCAGAACTATGCGGATATCGTTGTCGGCATGCTGCTCATCGGCGCCTTCGGCATGGGCAGCAGCGCGCTGATCAAGCGCACCGGGGCGTGGCTGATGCCATGGACCCGCCTGCAGCAGGAGCGCGCATGA
- a CDS encoding ABC transporter ATP-binding protein has translation MTSPPIRAGHLQVRGLDVALGQGDAGFTAVQQLSVDIPAGQFVCILGPSGCGKSTLLGAIAGHLRPAAGEILLDGAPVRGPAPERGLVFQQHSLFPWKRVLDNVGFGLKMQGMPAAERRREAQALLDLVGLGSFAQRYPAQLSGGMQQRVEIARVLINRPRVLLMDEPFGALDAQTRAHMQALLLDVWTQMRTTVVFVTHDIDEALFLADRVLVMSQRPGRILADIAVPFERPRRAERMTDDDFIGLKRRCRGLLHDHSHAGALAAGA, from the coding sequence ATGACCAGCCCACCGATCCGCGCGGGCCACCTGCAGGTGCGCGGCCTGGATGTGGCGCTGGGCCAGGGAGATGCCGGCTTTACCGCCGTACAACAGCTTTCCGTCGACATTCCCGCCGGGCAGTTCGTCTGCATCCTGGGCCCATCGGGCTGCGGCAAGTCCACGCTGCTGGGGGCCATCGCCGGCCACTTGCGGCCGGCGGCGGGCGAGATCCTGCTCGATGGGGCACCCGTGCGCGGCCCCGCGCCGGAGCGCGGGCTGGTATTCCAGCAGCACTCGCTGTTCCCATGGAAGCGCGTGCTCGACAACGTCGGCTTCGGCCTGAAGATGCAGGGCATGCCCGCCGCCGAACGCAGACGCGAGGCGCAGGCCCTGCTGGACCTGGTCGGCCTGGGCAGCTTCGCGCAGCGCTATCCCGCCCAGCTCTCCGGCGGCATGCAGCAGCGCGTGGAGATCGCGCGCGTGCTGATCAACCGGCCGCGCGTGCTGCTGATGGACGAGCCCTTCGGCGCGCTCGACGCGCAGACCCGCGCCCATATGCAGGCACTGCTGCTCGACGTCTGGACGCAGATGCGCACCACCGTGGTCTTTGTCACCCATGACATCGACGAGGCGCTGTTCCTGGCCGACCGCGTGCTGGTGATGTCTCAGCGGCCCGGACGCATTCTCGCGGATATCGCCGTCCCCTTCGAGCGGCCGCGCCGCGCCGAACGGATGACCGATGACGATTTCATCGGGCTCAAGCGCCGCTGCCGTGGCCTGCTGCATGACCACTCCCACGCCGGCGCACTCGCGGCTGGCGCCTGA
- a CDS encoding HEAT repeat domain-containing protein: MPHARALPDHSLSEPDPAIGALALRLSDPDPAVRRVAVLQLADLEDEDGVPLLLQRLQSDPAQTVRAEAARTLASWEQHAVVQALAAALADPVREVAHAAAQALSELKDPASGAALLPWVTHADPFVRASAWRGLRELRHAAGFDAAMAALSDPAAPVRREAVGVLGWLRRSEALPALARAATGDTDTEVRRAAAGALGLAADPAAREALLAALRDDAWQVREEAAQTLGKLKFAEAVQPLIRALEDPYWQVRLQAARALGKLRDRAALQPLALQLGHAISNLRKEAALSLGSLQDPAALAALSAVANDADPEVRKAVRIALAQIGTPHEAA, from the coding sequence ATGCCACACGCTCGCGCTTTGCCTGACCATTCCCTGTCGGAACCGGATCCCGCCATCGGCGCACTGGCGCTGCGTCTCTCCGACCCCGACCCCGCCGTGCGCCGCGTGGCGGTGCTGCAACTGGCCGACCTGGAAGACGAAGACGGCGTGCCGCTGCTGCTGCAGCGGCTGCAATCCGACCCGGCGCAGACCGTGCGCGCCGAGGCCGCGCGCACGCTGGCCAGCTGGGAACAGCATGCGGTGGTGCAGGCCCTGGCCGCCGCCCTGGCCGATCCCGTGCGCGAGGTCGCGCACGCCGCTGCGCAAGCGCTGTCAGAACTGAAAGACCCGGCTTCCGGCGCCGCCCTGCTGCCCTGGGTGACGCACGCCGACCCCTTTGTGCGCGCCTCCGCCTGGCGCGGCCTGCGCGAACTGCGCCATGCGGCCGGTTTCGACGCGGCCATGGCTGCCCTGTCCGACCCCGCCGCGCCGGTGCGGCGCGAAGCCGTGGGCGTGCTGGGCTGGCTCAGGCGCAGCGAAGCGCTGCCTGCGCTGGCCCGGGCCGCCACCGGCGACACGGATACCGAAGTGCGGCGCGCCGCCGCCGGCGCGCTCGGCCTGGCCGCCGATCCGGCAGCGCGCGAGGCCTTGCTCGCGGCCTTGCGCGACGACGCCTGGCAGGTACGCGAAGAAGCCGCGCAGACGCTTGGAAAGCTGAAGTTCGCCGAGGCCGTGCAGCCTCTGATCCGCGCACTGGAAGACCCCTACTGGCAGGTGCGCCTGCAGGCCGCCAGGGCGCTGGGCAAGCTGCGCGACCGCGCCGCGCTGCAGCCGCTGGCGCTGCAGCTCGGCCACGCCATCAGCAACCTGCGCAAGGAGGCCGCGCTGTCGCTGGGGAGCTTGCAGGATCCCGCAGCGCTGGCAGCCCTGAGCGCCGTGGCAAACGATGCCGATCCGGAGGTACGCAAGGCCGTGCGCATTGCGCTGGCGCAGATCGGTACCCCACATGAGGCCGCGTGA
- a CDS encoding DUF971 domain-containing protein yields MLVPLRLELAPAEGMLRIDWPDGRRQSLDHARLRQACRCAGCRSGPVGAAVEPAVRIVAVQDMGYGIQLIFNDGHDRGIYPWRYLEAL; encoded by the coding sequence ATGCTGGTCCCGTTGCGGCTTGAGCTGGCGCCTGCCGAAGGGATGTTGCGCATCGACTGGCCGGATGGACGGCGCCAGTCACTGGATCATGCACGGCTGCGCCAGGCATGCCGTTGCGCCGGGTGCCGCAGCGGGCCGGTCGGGGCAGCCGTCGAGCCAGCGGTCCGCATCGTTGCGGTGCAGGACATGGGCTACGGCATCCAGCTCATCTTCAATGACGGACATGACCGCGGCATCTATCCATGGCGCTATCTCGAAGCGCTTTAG
- a CDS encoding MoaD/ThiS family protein gives MQVRIATPLFSYTGQREYVEARGASIAELLDDLDRQFPGMRFRIVDEQGKLRPYIRVFVNRTQLMRLDAPLQDTDEVHILQALAGG, from the coding sequence ATGCAGGTCCGTATCGCGACGCCGCTCTTCTCCTATACCGGACAGCGCGAATATGTCGAGGCCCGCGGCGCCAGCATTGCCGAGCTGCTCGACGACCTCGACCGCCAGTTTCCCGGCATGCGTTTTCGCATCGTCGACGAGCAGGGCAAGCTGCGGCCGTATATCCGTGTCTTCGTCAACCGCACCCAGCTGATGCGGCTGGATGCGCCGCTGCAGGACACCGACGAAGTGCATATCCTGCAGGCGCTGGCGGGCGGGTAG